Sequence from the Ziziphus jujuba cultivar Dongzao chromosome 9, ASM3175591v1 genome:
tcaatctgaTTGGGGGGGTTAATATGGTTCTTTACAacctatttttaaaaatcttggAATTAATTTTCAGCATCCTTTTCCATACATGCATaatcaaaatggtaaaattgAGTGTAAACATAGACATATTATTGAAACTGTACTATCTCTTCTTGCTCATAGTAACTTGCCTATGTCATATTGGTGGAATGCTTGCTCAATAGCAAGTTTTTTAATTAACCGTTTACCCACCAaagttttacaaaataaatctctattgaataaattatttaagaaaaattttgacTTCAATTTTCTCAAATGCTTTGGATGTGaatgttttccatttttaagaCCTTACAACTTTAGAAAATTTCTTATCACTCTGAGAGGTGTATTTTCTAGGGTTACAATTCAACTCATAAAGGCTACAAATGTAAAAGTTTACATTCTGGCAAAGTTTTATTAGTTCTAACGTGGTTTTTAATGAGTCTTGCTTTCctctccaaaaattaaaaagtgccACCTTAACATCAGATAATATTAATTCTAATAACAATCCTCTCAatcttttgttgcattttgtTCCTACAGGATCTCATTCAACTGCTTTTCAAGGGTCTCCTAGTAGGACTCCTCAATCTACTCCTAAATAGACACCTGGTAAGCTTAAATTTAACACTAATGTTTTATCTCAGTCTAGCACTACACAGGATTCCAATTGCTTGAAAACTCTACCATTAGATAATTCTCCACAAAATGCTCATTAGGCACTCTCACCTGGAACTTTGTGACGATGTTCCACCACTCATATGCAACGGTTGGTTGTTCCACCTTCTTCTATTGACACGGTTTCTTCTATTGATCTCATGTTTGACTTACCACCTGCACCACCTCAGCCTGTTCATCCCATGGTCATGCGATCTAAAGCGAGAatcttcaaaaagaaaacttttacGTGTGCTTTCAGTTCTGAGCTTGATCACATGGAACCAATTTCTATCAAGCAGGCTCTATCACATGTCAAGTGGAAGCAAGCTATGGAAGATGAGTTGATCGCTCTTTCAAACAATCATACATGGGTATTAGTTCCCTTTTCCTCCAACTATGAATGTTTTTAGAAATTGCTCGGTGTTTAAATTGAAGAAGAACTCAGGTGGCTTTGTTAATCGCTGCAAAGCTCGTTTAGTCGCTAAAGGGTTTCATCAGACTCCTAGTATCGACTTCAAGGAAACCTTTAGTCCTGTGATAAAGCCTTCCACCATTCAGTTAGTTTTGTCTATTGCTATATCTAATAATTGGCTCTTTCGTCagattgataattaataatgctTTTCTAAATGGGACACTTTCTGAGACTGTCTACATGACTCAACCCGAAGGGTTCACGTACCCATATTTTCGTACTTATATTTGCAAGCTACATAAGTCTTTATACAGACTTAAACAAGGGCCCGGTACGACAAACTTCAATCTACACTATGTAGTTAGGGTTTTCAAAGGTCAGTTATGGACTCCTCTCTTTTTATGCTTACCATTCACTTAGATGTTTTATAGGTTTtagtttatgttgatgatattgtTATCATTGGCTACAATCCTAATCTTATTCATAAGTTTATTAAGAAGTTGAATGTGGAATTCTCATTAAAAGACCTTGGTAATCTCTCCTTCTTCTTCGCATAGAGGTATTTCGAGATAAAATTGGGTTGCATCTTtatcaaaccaaatatataagaGAGCTTCTTGACCGTGTGGACATACTAGCATGTAGTACCAGTCCTACAGCGGCTAGTACTTCCACTCAACTAAGTGTCACATCAGGTTTTCCATTTACTAATACTTTTCTTTACAGAAGTACAATTGGTGCTTTGCAATATATACTGATCACTTGACCTAAACTAAGCTTTATTGTCAATAAGTTAAGTCAATTCATGCAACACCCAACTGAAGTCCACTGGTCAGCTTATAAGCGAATATTGAGATATTTAAAGGGCACTCTTCATATGGGTCTTCATATCAGACCTTCCATCTCCACCATTTTATCTGACTTTACTAATGCCGACTGGACATCTATCATTGATGATAGGCGTTCTATAGGAGGTTATTGTATCTATTTTGGTCATAGCTTTATCTCCTGTCATCTAAGAAACAAACTGTTGTTACAAGGTCTAGTACCGAATCTAAGTATCGAGCTCTTGCTAATGCTGCAACTGAACTAATGTGGATTCAAGAGTTATTGCATGAAATGGGTGTTTTTATTAGTGGTCTACCAGTATTGTGGTGTGACAATATAAGTGCTGGTAAGTTAGCCTCTAATCTTTTTTTCATTAACGGATGAAGCATATTGAGGTAGATGTTCATTTTGTAAGAGACCGTGCTGTTTCTAAAAAGCTGGCTGTTCGTTATGTTCCAAGTGAATAACAGGTTGTTGGCATTCTTACAGAAGTTTTGCCAAGTCATCTGTTTCTGGTTCTAAGAGACAAACTAAACTTGCATAAAAAACTGTCCAATTGAAGGGAGGATGTtagaaaaataagataaagttCTAGTCAATTGTGACAACATTGAGGGATGTGTAGAAGAGTTTCATTCAGAGATAAAGACTTATCTCTACTCGTGTGTAtcgatttttaaatattttgaatgcCTTACTGATTAGGTTCTTAGATTTCCTCTTATTGTTCTTTGCTGTATAAATATTAGCTCATTCTGTAATAAAGATTATACTTCCATATATACTGTTTATTAAATCTTTCAAGAAGGAAAATAGTTTAGGAAATGAAATAAGAATAGGAAAATGATCATTGAATTTGTTGGCTcagaagaaaattgaaaattgttaGGAATCTTTGCAGGTTTTGTTTTTTCGATAAGAGATTCTACTTAAGCTTTATCACATGTTAATAGCAAACATAGGCTGAAAAGATAAAATCACTAGGCTGAAAGGAAAAAATTACGAGAGAATATAACCATGAGGGGGAGAAATGACAAATAAAATCAATGagaattggaaaagaaaaaattgctctgtttttttttttttttaatattttaatatggttTCGTACATTCAAAAAACTGAAAAGTACATATATcacaagagagaaaaaaaatttctattgaTTTGTGAGATTGTGAGGTAAGGAAATGCAtgtacttcttttttatttatttttataaagcaTTATGAGAATCAATTATAATgtgcaatattaaaaatattataccaTTAGTCCATTACTCATacaatatttttaagttttgaatCTCCTCTCTTTAGCATAAAATTGTAGCGAGAGTAACTTtgaaagtttcaaaaaaaatggaagcTAATGgaggctttattttttttgaaggtGATTagttttcaatatccttttttttttttttatgttcataAAGGAAAGAGCTTTTGGAAGATTTAAGTTAGGAAGAACTTCTCAATTcataggtttttttattttcaaaagtaagtattttaataacaaatattgtaaaaattttgcatactatttaatataaaattaattatatgcatAAGGTATGGACTATATAATTGATTtagtataaaattaattttactttacaatgcaatatattatgtaattatgaattttgatatttattaatatgattTTGTGGATGAGTTATTGATGATGGAAATATAATGCTTAACTTGGATGTATAATAGcgtaatatgtattattattattgttattgttattgttattattattattaatactgttgttattattgttgttatcaaGGAAGAAAAAGTCGTCGAGAACTTCAAAATTTTGGCGGCAATATTGGGTTTTGGCGACCAACGACATTGACAGAGGGGGGAAAGATATATCTGTCCATGGTGCCAAAGAAATATTGTCGTTGCCGTAAAATATCGCCGATATCATCTTAAATCGGTAGAAATCTTGGATTTGTGGTGGATAATGGTGGAAATCTGGTGGAGATGTCAGTTGTTGGTAGGACAATTTTGGAAATCTCGACTGTCTTGCTTTCTTATCTCTTTCGGTTGAAGAGAGAAGGGACCTGGTTACTTGGTtagagaagagaaaaaagataaaaaaaaaaaaaggcagagaGAAGGAGAAGTCTGTTGGAGCAGTGGTCTTTGAGCTCCAAAAGAGAGAGAGCTTCTGTCCTCTATGGGTTCTTCTTTTGGCTTTCTCTATATCtgccaaacaaaaacaagaaaacatatTTGGGCCTGTTTGgccatgttttctgttttctgtttttgaaacattgttttcagaaatgaaaatagaaaactgttttATCTTGTTTTACGAAAATAAGGAGCGTTTGGCcattgatatttgaaaacagttttcaatatcaaaaaacagaaaatatgtttggttacatgtttttaaacagtttttatttttattttttttttgggttacatacaaggtttttatttatttttctttcatacaaagaaccttatatataatatatgtagctataatatttttatatatatttacataatattaatttattcccatattaatgaattacatacatatataatataaaatatatattgaaatctaatataactttttttccgttgaatttttttgtctattattatataataaaatgtaattgatagtatataataaaataattgttgctaataggaaattaaatttgataagtctaatataaaatctccaactataaatatccattaaattactaattttaCATATGAACAACATAGTCATGCCACATTACTTGTGAAAGCTGATTTTGATAAGCTGCCATAGCTATTGCTGCTTCGTCTGACAAATCTATACTATTGTTTGATCCACTTGTACtagcttcttcatcttcaatctcttgttcttcttcttcccattgTGTAAACATAACATTATTTTGTGCCCACTTTCGAATGAAATTATGTAGTGTACAACAAGCTATAACTATCAAAGGTTGTCTACTTTGCTTGTAAGGTGgcatcattttcaaaattcgaAACCGCGCTTTTAACACACCAAAGCAACGTTCAATAACATTTCTAAGTGAAGAATGCCTATAATTAAACAATTCTTTTGGTCCTCTTGGTTGGCGACCTCTACCATGATATTCTTGCAAATGACATTTTTCACCTCGAAATGGAGGAAGAAAACCCATGGTACATGGAAATCCAGAATCAACAACATAATATTCACCtaaaaagatacaaaaaatgaaatcatgtatggaaattttttatactaaaaaacatcaaataagacaataaaattttttatgtttacctTCTTTAGGTAATGGAAATTTATTCTCAGATCTTGTAATTGCATCAAGAAAAACTCCTGAATCATTTTTAGTGCCCTCCCAAACAGCATAAACGAAAGTAAACATCATGTTGAAATTGCATGCACATAAAACATTTTGAGTCACTATAGATTTTCTACCTTTATAACTAACTTGCTTTTCAGCAGGAACATGTGCGCTTATGTGTGTGCCATCAATTGCAccaataaatttctaaaaataccAATATATTAtagtattagttttaaaaaagtaactaagagtaataaaattcataaattatatttacaaaagcaAGTATTTACCTCAAACcatggaaaatattttggattGTTGACGATATGTGAAGGCAATTTGTATGACATATCAATTCTTTTCCAAGTCTACATATTGCTCTAAGTGTCAAAGTGAAATGTCTATCTACAGTTTCAAGGGAATGTTGAAAACGATCTGCTATTAGTCTCATTCCCACATTGTGACCAATTATTATAAGAAACATAGCAAGTGCTTCTTCAACTCTAACTTCTTTAGTATCTTTCAAATATTCATGTTGCTTCAAACAAgtacaaagagaaagaaaaatatttttgtccatTCGAAACAACTCATAGCATGTTTTTTCACTCCCATTCAACAATtctgttataaaattttgaccCCTCAACATTGAATTTCTTTGAGgtattttttctagaaaatgtTTAGTGTACTCACATACATCAAGAAACATCATAAAGTCTTGAAACTCTTCATCTGAACTAGAAGAAGAGGAACTATTTATATCATCCATAGATGAGTTTTACCTATTGTCCTTCctgcatataatattaaaatataaatatatattaagacgAAAGAATTAAAAGATCTCAACTTCTAAAACAATTTAACCATCCAATAATCAAGCACACCATTAACCAAGTGTAGGCAAACATAGCATTCATTTGAACATATCATCTAAACATATAAAGTATAAAAATCCAAACGTATAAAACgtacaaaaatctaaaaaaatccaaacatattATTCCACAAACATTAAACCGACAAAATTAAATCCTAATATATCAAATCCTACTACAGATATAATTATGATATATGATAATCTAGCTAAAGACTATCTAACCAAGCCTTCTTCCTAGGCGAAGACATATGAATAAATATCTCTCTCCAATCTGCCTCTCTCAACTTTTCTACTACTTTAAGATAAGTAGCATTGTCAACTCCATCTATTGCTTCAAGAAGGCTCACACATGTAGCAATGGAACAATCTTTTGCATTACCAATACTATTATCATCAACATaggaatttttatatttttctgccTTAGCTTTAGCAACTTCTGTCTTTGCCTTTGCTATCTCAGTCCATGCTTGGATTGCATCACTCATTTGTTGTGACctagtttcctttttacttctACGTTTTGAGCTAGATGATGCAGTGCGTTTCCTCAAATTGCTTGTCAATTTATCGAGAGTAGAAAAGGGATCATCACGACT
This genomic interval carries:
- the LOC107403342 gene encoding uncharacterized protein LOC107403342, translated to MMRWNWRLRVQNVNISRDDPFSTLDKLTSNLRKRTASSSSKRRSKKETRSQQMSDAIQAWTEIAKAKTEVAKAKAEKYKNSYVDDNSIGNAKDCSIATCVSLLEAIDGVDNATYLKKFIGAIDGTHISAHVPAEKQVSYKGRKSIVTQNVLCACNFNMMFTFVYAVWEGTKNDSGVFLDAITRSENKFPLPKEGEYYVVDSGFPCTMGFLPPFRGEKCHLQEYHGRGRQPRGPKELFNYRHSSLRNVIERCFGVLKARFRILKMMPPYKQSRQPLIVIACCTLHNFIRKWAQNNVMFTQWEEEEQEIEDEEASTSGSNNSIDLSDEAAIAMAAYQNQLSQVMWHDYVVHM